The following nucleotide sequence is from Catillopecten margaritatus gill symbiont.
ACTCTAACCAACTGAGCTACGCGACTAAAAAAAGAAATTATACTAGAAACAAGATTTAATTGTGGCTTGAATATCGCTTGCTGCTTGATATGGATTTTCAGCATTTTTAATTGGACGCCCTACTACGATATAATCCGACCCCGACTCAAAGGCAGTAGCAACATCAATTACACGCTTTTGATCGTCATCTGCGGTATTGTCCACAGGGCGAATGCCTGGAGTGACAGCAATTAATTTGTTATCAACAAACTCACGCAAAAATGGCACTTCTAAACCCGATGAGACTACACCATCACAACCCGCTTCAAAGGCGCGTTTGGCACGGGAAATAACCAAATCTTGGATATTGCATTGAAAGCCTAAATCATCTAAATCCCCCCTATCAAGACTGGTGAGTGCGGTAACGGCTAAGATTTTAAGGTCGCCTTTATTTTCAGCCGCTTTTTCCATTAACGCCTGATTACCGTGAATGGTGGCAAAAGTTGCCCCATATTCACTTAAACGACTAATGGTTCTGCCAACAGTTTCTGGCACATCGAAAAATTTTAAATCAACGAAGACTTTTTTATCTTGCGCAATTAACCAATCCATCAATTGAAAATATTGCCCAGTCATCAACATTTCCATACCAATTTTGTAAAAACTGACGCTGTCATCTAACTGCTTGACCAAATCCTTAGCCTGTGCGACTTCTGGCACATCCAATGCAAAAATCAGTCTGTCTTCAATTTTAATGTCTTTCATATTTATGCCCTTGTTAAAAAATACTTGCCCCTGAATAACCATTTTTATTCGCACAGCGTATCCAGTGTTTTGACTGGGTTATGTCTTTTTCTACGCCTTTACCGAGTGCAAAAAAAATACCTAAATTATACTGTGCTTTTGCCTGCTGCTGATTGGCAGATTTCTGATACCAGTTAAATGCTTGTGTCAAATCCTGCTCTACGCCCACCCCTAACTCATACATTAAACCTAATTCATATTGCCCATCGGCATCATTTTGATTGGCGAGTTCAATTATTTCTTGGTATTCTTTCATAGTCTTCTAAAGGTATAATGGGCAGCTTGCCTTCGTAGCTCAGCTGGATAGAGCAGTCGCCTCCTAAGTGACAGGTCAGAGGTTCGAATCTTCTCGAGGGCACCATTTTAATATCATAAGTAGCGCTTTAACGCTTTTTATTTGCCTTATTTAGATTATTTTGCGCTGCGTTGGTGCCTTGTTCAGCTGCTTTTTTCCACCAAAGGAACGCTTGCTCTTTGTCTTGTGCAACGCCTTGTCCACTATGGTACATAATCCCTACATTGTTTTGAGCGCTGGCATCGCCTTGCTTAGCCGCTTCCTTGTACCAATAAAAAGCTTGATTCATATCTTTCGGCACGCCCACACCCTTGCGATACGCATTGCCTAACTCAAATTGAACATTAACATCTCCTTGCTTGGCGATACTTTTCAACTTGAAAATAGAATTTTTTAAATGTTTTTCACTTGCTTTTTGTATAATTTTTAGTGCAATTTTTGATTTAACTTGAGGCTTTGGCTTAATTATTTCAACTATTGTTACTGCATTAGCTTTTGGGTCAACTTCTGACTTAACTTTAATTGTTTTGCTGGTAGTTATTGCGGCAACTTTCAGACTGGGTGGATTTTTTTTCTGTACAGGTTTAAGGTTATTTTTTACCTCAGAAATAGAATCCTGTGATTGTTTTTTATTTGCTTTTTGTGTAACTTTTGATGCAATTTTTGACTCAATCTGAGGTGTTGACTTAATTATTTCAACTGTCTTAGCATTTGGTTTAACTTGCGACTTAATTTTAATTACTTTTTTGGCGGCCACTATAGCAACTTGCGGACTGAGTGGATTTTTTTTCTGTGTAGCTCTCAGGTTATTTTTTGTTTTAATAGTGCCTTGCTTAGCGATACTTTTCAACTTAAAAGTAGATGATTGATCTTCGTTTGCTTTTTGTGTAACTTTTGATGCAATTTTTGACTTAACCTGAGGCTTTAGTTCAATTCTTTCGACTGTCTTTACTATTTTAGCTTTTGGACTCACTTGTAACTTAATTTTAGTTGCTTTGTTGACCGCTGTTATAGCAACTTGTGGTTTGAGTGGATTTTTTTTCTGTGCAGTTCTAAGGTTATTTTTTGCTTTAATAGTCCCTTGTTTAGCGGCTTTTTTCCACCAAAAAATCGCTTGTTCTTTATCTTTTTCAATGCCTTTACCCTTGTTGTACATGGCACCTAAATTAGTTTGTGCCTTAGTATCCCCTTGTTTAGCAGATTTCATATACCAATAAAGAGCTTGCTGATAATCTTGTTTAGCAATCCTACCTTTTTCATATGCAATCCCTAAATTGAATTGTGCTTTGCGATTGCCTTTTTTAGCGGCAATTGTCCACCAATACATTGCTTGTTTGTTGTCTTGCTCAATACCTCTGCCTTTTTCATACATGGTGCCTAAATTAGTCTGTGCGTTAATATTTCCTTTCTCAGCTGACTTTGCAAGCCAATACACTGCTTGCTTATTGTCTTTTGCAACGCCGTCACCTTTGATATACCTCATTCCCAAGTCAAATTGGGCGTCAGTATCTTGATCTTTAGCCAAATCAAACTGCGCCTTAGCCTCCTCTAAAATATTTGAAATACTACAAGACGATAAACCAAGACTTATAAATATCAGCAATAAGGAGAATGTAAATTGTTTAATAATATTCATTGTTATTACACCAGTATTAAAGAATTTTGTAAAGCTGTCAAATTCTCAGTGGCAGTTGAACTAGAAGTATGTCCGTCAACACCTCCTTGTAAAGTAACAATTTCAACAAAATTAGCACCGCCAGCAGTACCATTAGCATCAACTTTTACGATTAAATCATTACTGCCTACTGCTTGCTCTATATTAACAAAATCAGAAATGATATCGCCACTATTGTATGTCAACAAATCACTTAAATTTAATTTGTCAAAATAACTATTCTTCTGAAAGTCAGTAATAACATCTGCCGTATCATCGGTGGATTTAAAAACAAAAATGTCAGAACCATTGCCACCTGTTAGTATGTCTTTACCCTTGCTAGCAACAATAACATCGTTATAGCTATAGCCAGTAATAACATCGTCATTGTCGGTACCATATAGCGTGTTACCACCAGATCTATCAGGTGCTGAAACCACAATATTAGTCCCGCCTGTTGCCAAAGAAGGAGGTGTGCTATTATCCAAATAATTGCCAGCAACATCCTTATGCTTATAATTTTCTATCGTTAACCCTACAGCAGCAACATATGTGGATTCATTAGTGACATCGCCATAATCAACAACATAAGTAAACTTTAATTCTGTGCCATTAACAAGTTCATTATCCAGGGGTATTTCTATTTC
It contains:
- the pyrF gene encoding Orotidine 5'-phosphate decarboxylase; amino-acid sequence: MKDIKIEDRLIFALDVPEVAQAKDLVKQLDDSVSFYKIGMEMLMTGQYFQLMDWLIAQDKKVFVDLKFFDVPETVGRTISRLSEYGATFATIHGNQALMEKAAENKGDLKILAVTALTSLDRGDLDDLGFQCNIQDLVISRAKRAFEAGCDGVVSSGLEVPFLREFVDNKLIAVTPGIRPVDNTADDDQKRVIDVATAFESGSDYIVVGRPIKNAENPYQAASDIQATIKSCF
- the ybeT gene encoding Sel1-repeat-containing protein YbeT, producing the protein MKEYQEIIELANQNDADGQYELGLMYELGVGVEQDLTQAFNWYQKSANQQQAKAQYNLGIFFALGKGVEKDITQSKHWIRCANKNGYSGASIF